The DNA segment ATACCGTCAGCTTGCCTTGCGGCTTCTCTGGAGCAGCATCCTGGCCTCCATTATTCGCAGGTGCGGCACTGTTGCCGCCCGTAGATCCGCAGCCCGTGAACAGCACGGCGGCCATCGTCAGCGCGGTGATCGAGCTCATCCATTTTTTCATAGCCATAATTGTGAATCCCCCTTTGTCCTTTATGGCTCCATTATATTGGTTGCGCTTACAACACTGTGAGTCCAAGTCTCTGCCACTTCTTCCGGCAATAAAACAGACACAGCAAAAAAGCCTGACCCCACCTCGCTTGGAGATGGAATCAGGCTTCCTGATGACCGCCCTTGATCTGTCGTTACTTGAACATAGGCTAAATACCAGTGCACTGCTGTTACGGTTAATGCTCTGCTTCTGCTTCTGCTACTGCTACTGCTGTACCGCTAATATTTGCATCATTGCTGCCCAAACCTGCCTGCTATGTTACTTGAACCAGCTGAACACCTCATGCACCAGCAGCCCGATCACCGAAAAATCACTGTCGGCAAAAGTCGCGCGCAAATAGCCAAGATTCGACAACAATGGAATAAGAAAATTCGGCAGAATCGTAATCGCGAACCCATGGATCAACGACGATACGATCAGCCCTTTGCGCCCGCCGATTTTATAAGCGATAACGCCCGCTGCCCCGCCAGAGAAGAAATGCGGGATCACCCCGGGAATAATGACGGTATACTGCACCTGCAGCTGAATAACCATCGCGACCAGTCCCCCAGTAAAGCTCAGCAGGAACCCGATCATCGCCGAGAACGGCGAGAATTTGAACAGCACCGGGCAATCCAGCGCAGGAATCGCGCCTGGCACGACCCGGTCGGCAATCCCTTTGAAAGCGGGGACAATTTCCGACAGGAGCATGCGAACCCCCGCCAGAATGACGTAGCAGCCTCCCGCAAACCAGGTTGCCTGAATCAAGGACACGACAAGAATATGCCGTCCCGAGAACATTTCCTGGGTCCCGCCGGGTGAGATAAACAATCCCGAGAAGAGGAACAGCACAAAAGTAAATACCGTTATGACGACCATATGATCCTGGAAAAAAGAGCGCAGCTTCTGCAGCCCCTTGGACTCCGGCGGCTCTGGGCCTTTTTTGAACCAGGAAGCGATAAATCCGCTCAGCACATAGCCGACGCTGTTGAAATGCCCCATGGCGAAATCGTTGTTTCCCGTGACCCGTCGAACATATGGCTGCGTGATCAGCGGGGCAAACGACATGCTGAAGGCCAGCACGATCCCCCCGGCGACCATCACCTGCCACAGCGGCATTGACATCGACACCAGCACACCCGCCAGCAGTGAAGCCATGAACAGCATATGATGCCCGGTCAGGAAAATATATTTAATCCGCGTAAAGCGGGCAATCATCAGGTGGACGATCATACCAACGAGCATAATGAGCGCAATTTCCTCGCCAAAATTGATTTGCGCCAGCGCGGTAATCGTCTCATTATGGGGAATGATCCCGATAATTTGGAAGCCCTTCTGAATAACCGCCGATAAATTGGAAAGGGAGGACCCGGCAGCGTTCGCCCCAATTTGCAATAACGTATACCCGAGCATGGTCTTGATCGTACCGTGAACCAATCTTTGAAACGGCTGCTTCTGCAGCAGCAATCCTACGAACGCGATTAACCCCAGCAGCAGGGCTGGTTCCCCGAGCAGCCCCTTGCTGATCATTTGCGTTGCGTTCATGGGCATCCCCCGCTTTTGTCATATTTGTCTATTTCTTTGTCTATATAGGAAGTCAAAAAACATCTTTTGATCACAAAGTACTGCAAGGAGCGAATTTGACATCGAATCTCGAACTCAATCGAACCTTCTGGTGCTCACGTAGGCTTCTCTACGGGCCGCTCTCAGTTTCACCTTTTCATCTAACCTAAAGCGTTTTGACAAAACGTTACATCAAAAGCATAAGCTTAGGCGCTAAAAACCTAATTTTTTTGGCCTCTAAAATATAATGCCTACATATCCAACCACTGCTTGAATGTCTCGCTGTCCAGCAGCCTTGATTTCAAGTACTGGCGATCCGTAATATCGTCCAGACCAATAACCTCGACGTCCTGGGCGAGCTGTAACGATTCCATCACATAATTGGAGCCTATGATCAGGTCCGCATCGAAGGTGTCGACCGACGAAATATCTGTATGCTCGACCCAGGCCTTCAGCCCCCAATCCTTCAGGAGCGCCTCCACGTTCAGCCGGATCATCAGGCTGGTGCCGAGCCCGCTGTTGCAAGCTACAATGATTTTTTTCATAAGCCCTCCTTCTCGCGCAGTCTTTGCCATATCGTCCGGGCATCCTGGGCCTGCCGCAATTCTGCCATGAACGCCTCATCGTTCAGCGCGTCCAACAGCGTTCCCAGTGCAGCAACATGCTGCTCCTTATCCACCGCCGCCAGTGTAACCATCAGCCAGATTAGCTGCCCGGACGGCCCAAACGCCAGCTCCTCACGAAAGGTCATCACGCTAAAGCCCGTGCGCTTTACGCACTCCGGCATATACACATGAGGAAAAGCCACACCAGCACGGATGATAAACGGATGCTTGTTGGATTGAATGATTTCAATCAGCTTATCCGCGTACCTGGCGTCCGAGACGCCGCGATCCATCAGCAGCCGATTCCCCTCACGCACCGCCTCCTCCCAGAGCATAGCCTCAGCTCCGAGCTTGATCGAATCCGGCGGTAGCATTGCGGTCAACCCGTAATCATGCTCCTGCGGCTGACCACCCGGCCGACCCCCACCCTGGAACAAATGCAGCAATTCCTCCAGCAGCCGATTCCGGTTATGAATATGCGCGTTCCGCTCCACCACCTGAAAAATATCGTTCACCACCTGCACCGCCGCCGCAGCCGCGGCTGACTCGCCCGAAGGCGACACGCCGAGGAAGCTCGCAATCTGCTTCTGATCCTGTTGATCGAGCAGCGGCGACACTTTGATCCACGGCACCTGCAGGGCATGGCTGATCTCCATCGTGCTGAGAACCGCATCCGCCGTCTGCAACGTAATCTCGGCCGCTTCCTTATACGAGTAAGTACCCACAATATCAACCTGCGGAAAAATCGCCGCCACACGCCGCTTCAGCATCGCCGAAGTGCCGAGCCCTGAGCCGCATACGACCGCCACACGCTTGCGCACCGGAGCCTTTGGTGGAATCAGCCCGCTGCCTATATGGAACATGATGTAGCCGACCTCATCCCGGTCGAATACGACTGACCATGGCTCCATCACTTCGTTGACGATCCGCTCTAGCAAATTGAGGAGCGAACCGTACTGCGCCTCCAGCTGCTCCATGAGCGGGTTCTTGGACTGCAGACCAAACTTCGCCCGGTAAATGGCCGGCTTCAAATGAATGACGAGCCCCTGCACAATCTGGTCGATCATTTGCAGCGGACGGCCGAGCTCCTGCTCGGTGCGCAGAATGATCTGCTTAGCGAGATCAGCGATGATCAGCTCCTCCACCGGCAGGCTCTGTTTCTGAGCGCCGAGAATGTGCTGCGTGATGTACCCGATCTCCGAAGCGGGCAGCTTCACTCCAAAGTGCTGCTCAATCTGCGGCACGACCTCAGCTACGACCAGCTCATATACCTCATGTCCCTGCAGCTCAGACAGCGACTCCTGATCCATCTCGATCGCATGCGTGCCCTTCAGCCGCTCCATCGCCATTAGCAGATGCAGAATCAACGTGGAGTAACCTGCGTCCGTGAACTGCACCCCCATCTTCTCCTCAAGCCGCTGGATCGTATCAAACAGCATGGCTGCATCCTCCGTCTCGAACCAGTCCTTCCACGGCGTCATCGGCGAATACGAATCGCCTCGCTGATCGAGAATATAGCGCAGCAGCTTGTCGTGCAGCTTGTCGTCCGTGATCTCGGAGCGTAGCAGGCTCAAATACGCCCTGCGCTTGCGCTTCTCCCGCCCTTCAATATACAGCTGTCCGCGATCCCTTACCAGCGTCAACTCCCAGCTCATGAGCCGCTGCTTGATTTCGTTCAAATCCTGCAGCAGCGTATTTTTGCTGATCCCGAGCTCCTCGATGATTGCCTTCACGGACAGCTTCGTCTCCTGGAGCAGCTGCTTCTGCAGCAGACTGATCCGCTGCTCAGCATCCATATAATGCGGCCGCTTGCCGATCTGCACCGCAAGCTGCTCCGACTGGCCAACGTCCAGCCGCAGACGAACACCCGCCAAGCGATCGCGTTCTAGAACAACGCCCCGCTCGCGGAGCCAGTCCTCCAGCTGCAGCAAATCAGCCCGCACCGTCCGCAACGATATTCCATATTCATCAGCCAGCTGCTGCAGCGGAATATATTGGTCGCTCTCCATCAATTGCTTGACCATGCGCTGTTGTCTGCTAGATATCATAATGTCACCCGAATTATTCATAATTTTGTATGCGCTATCATATTAAGATTATGACACATTTAAAAAGTAAGATATAGAGCCTTCATAGAAAAAGACGCACACTCCGCAGAGTGCCCGTCTTCAAATCGCATATTCCCTTTGATCTGGTTGTTGATATGACTGTTGATATGACTGTTGATATGACTGTTGATATGCCTTTCGATATGGCTTTCGATTTCACTTTGCGATTTCACTTTGCGATTTTACTTTGAGTTTTTACTTTTCATTGTATTCTGCACTTTACTTTGCACTTTGCTTCGTGTTCTATTTCCTCTATTTTTTTAGTCATCTTAGTACTTCGCGACCACTTAGGTTCACTTCACAATCACTTAAAATCATTTCCCGTTTACCTCTGGCTTACCTTCCACTCAAATCTCGTTCATTTCTAGCTCATTTCTAGCTTACTTCTCGCACACTTCTGGCCCACTTCTAGCTTACTTCTGCCCCGCCTCTTGTTTACTTCCTGCTCATTCTAGCTTACTTCACGAACCTAGCTTCGATTTCCTCCGCCAGTAACCGCTCCTGCCTCGAGATGGCCTCCTCATCGGAAAAGCTGCGATAAATCGCACTCAAACGATCCTGATTCTGCTTCACCTCAGTCAAATACGAGATAGCATGCTGCATGGAAGCCGTGTACCGCGCCTTCACCCCGGCGATTTCCTCCGCATATTTCTCATCGGTGTACGGGGTGATGGCCAGCTCATAGACATCCAGAATGCTGTCCCCCTCGCGTAACGGGAAATGCTCATGCGGTGCCGTGCTATCAAAAATCGCTACGCCAAGCGAGCGGAACACTAGCATATCAAGACTGTTCGGATCGAAGCCGCAGTGGTAGATCTCTGTATCGATCCCGCGCTCGGTTGCTGTGGACGCGATCTTTTTAAATAATGTCGATTTCCCTGAACCGGGTCGCCCCTTCACAAAAACTCGCGTCGGCACATCCTCGGTCAGATTGAGAATGAAATCAACGGCTCCTTTCCAAGTCGCGGCTCCAAGAAAGCGGCGAGTGACCGTCCCGGCTGCTTTACCACTACCACTACCACTACCACTACCACTACCGCTTCCGTCTCCGTCTCCGTTTCCGCCTCCATCCCCTACCTGCTGCGATTCCGCAGTGGTTACGAGATACTGATCCGCCCATTCGACGGCCAGCTGGTTCATGACTTCGCGATCCAGGGTGTCGATGTAGATTTTCTCCCAATCGTCATGGATACGCAAAGTACGCTGAAAAGTCTCATAAGCTTTCTTGTAGCTTTCGGCTATATTGTGCTCCAGCGCGGCAATATGCTCCTGGTGCTCCGCCAATCGTTCCCCGCTCGGATCACTTCTAAAATCGACACGATGAACCTCGACGCCTTCCGGAACTCCTTCCTCCGGCCAGGCGCGATCCGCAATCAAGCCAACCCGGGCGCTCTCAACGATGATCCCTTCCAGCAAATCGCTTTGCAGCGGCTGGTGGATCAAATGCAGGTTCCAATCTTTACGTCCCCAGCCGTTTGCGAGCCGGGCCAAAATCGCGCCGATCTCCTGTGGATCTCCCTCCAACACATATACCGCATCCAATTTATAGTAGTTCGAATCCACCAGACTAACCAAGCCTTCGGCTGTATTTCCCCGCGCAAAAAAATGACGTTCTCTTCCTGCCATTTCATTCTTCTCCCTTCTCTATCCTTCGAGATTGTAGTGATGCTACACCCTATGCGGAAAATTTCCACCGTGTGTTTAGCCTATGCCCGAAAAGGGAAGATCATCCATCCATTGATTAAAATAGTCCATTAGACGAGCGTCTGTTGCTGAGGATTCGCCGGGACACCTTCCGGACTTGAGAAACTTACCGACCTTGATGCTCTTACGGGCTTTAGGAGTCCTGCCGACCTTGACGACCTTGCGAGCTTTGGGAGTCCTGCCGGCCTTGACGACCTTGCGGGTTTTGGGAGTCCTGCCGGCCTGGCGGACTTGAAGGCTTAGCAGATTTTGTGAATTTTGTGGGTTTTGTAGATTTTTCAGCCCTAGCGCCCATCTGCCTCAAGGCAAACGCTAAATTTGGAGCCACTGATGCAAATCCACAACCGACCGCAGAGCATACTCCTTGGCGACCGGTTTGCCATGCTCCAGCAGAACCAGGCACGGCACGCTCATAATTTGCCACTCGTTCCGCAATCGCGGCGCGAAGTTGATATTCAGCTTCGATACGGGCATCAATGTGTTGCCCGATTGAATAGCGATATCCAACATCGTCTCACCAAGTTTGCATGTTCCGCATAGCGGCGTATATAAATATAGAGCTTCCCTGCCAAGTCTGGCCATCGAAGCACTCACGAATTCATTTTCTACAGCTTCACGGATCGTCATACCGACCGTCCACTCCTCTCTGTACCAACTCATTTTATTCGCAAGGTACAGTTATCGTTGTTCCAAAGCTGCACGTTCTAACGAACAACTTTCATTACTTAGCGTATTTTTTCCTGCCTTGTCCGTTCAATGGCTATACCGCGGGGGAACCCCCGAAATCTCAGCCCTATTAAGCTTTTCCCAGCCATTCACAGCCCTTTCCTGGGTCCTTCCCTATCCTTTCCTATCCTTTCCTGTCCTTTCCTGTCCTTTCCTGTCCTCCTCCTGCCGCTAGAATGGCTGTAAAAGTTCATTTAGCACAACCATCTCTCCTAAAGCTTAGATCGCTGCAATTGTGCATTATTTTTTTGGAAACACGACTATTCTGAGCGAGTTACTGGATTACGCTGAATTACTCCTGTACTTTTGGAGCAATGTGCTTGAAAGCGCCGCCCGCATATAGAGATGTTCCTGCCTGCATTTTTGTAGCAAGCCTCCAAAAGGAACTCAGCACCAGCATACAAAGCATAACAAGCCACCACCAGCACAGTCACCTATCCAAACTATCCAGTAAATAGCCCAAGCAACTCAAGCAACTCAAGTAACTCAAGTACCTCAAGTACCTCAAGTACCCAAGTAACCATTAGTAACTATTCATGGACCATCTAAAAACGGAATGTATTTTATACAGCTAGTTAAGCTATTTTTACCAAAAATACATGCGCTAAATGGAAATCATGCAGTTAGTTTGCCAGATTAGAGCTCATTCGTCGAAAAAGCTTAAAACTAAATGTAGGTTTTCAGACTGTTGAAGTAATTGATTTTCTATGCAAGAAAACATACTTTCCACGGAAATCCAGAATCGAAAGGATTAAAATATAAGGTGAGTTCCCGTTTGTACGAGAAAAAAGCTTGGCTAGGTGCCTTGCTATTTTCTTAATGTTCTGCACTATGGCAGTCATCAGTGCTTGTTCCTGCACTTTTTCCCGGCCACGCAAACGGGAAATGCGAAGCCCATGGAGCACTTTGGCATCCGCGAAGCTTCGCTCAACTGTTTTACAACGGAGCTTATACAAGATCTGTCCTGAAGAGCTACGGTAATTCGCTTCTACTCGCTCTTTAAACCCTTCCCAAACATGCCGCTGAATTTTACGTTTACGATTTTTGCTTGATGTACAGCTATCCAATAATGGGCATTGGCCACATAAGTCAGGGTTGGACATATATTCTTTGTATCCATTGCGATTGGTT comes from the Paenibacillus lentus genome and includes:
- a CDS encoding BglG family transcription antiterminator, coding for MISSRQQRMVKQLMESDQYIPLQQLADEYGISLRTVRADLLQLEDWLRERGVVLERDRLAGVRLRLDVGQSEQLAVQIGKRPHYMDAEQRISLLQKQLLQETKLSVKAIIEELGISKNTLLQDLNEIKQRLMSWELTLVRDRGQLYIEGREKRKRRAYLSLLRSEITDDKLHDKLLRYILDQRGDSYSPMTPWKDWFETEDAAMLFDTIQRLEEKMGVQFTDAGYSTLILHLLMAMERLKGTHAIEMDQESLSELQGHEVYELVVAEVVPQIEQHFGVKLPASEIGYITQHILGAQKQSLPVEELIIADLAKQIILRTEQELGRPLQMIDQIVQGLVIHLKPAIYRAKFGLQSKNPLMEQLEAQYGSLLNLLERIVNEVMEPWSVVFDRDEVGYIMFHIGSGLIPPKAPVRKRVAVVCGSGLGTSAMLKRRVAAIFPQVDIVGTYSYKEAAEITLQTADAVLSTMEISHALQVPWIKVSPLLDQQDQKQIASFLGVSPSGESAAAAAAVQVVNDIFQVVERNAHIHNRNRLLEELLHLFQGGGRPGGQPQEHDYGLTAMLPPDSIKLGAEAMLWEEAVREGNRLLMDRGVSDARYADKLIEIIQSNKHPFIIRAGVAFPHVYMPECVKRTGFSVMTFREELAFGPSGQLIWLMVTLAAVDKEQHVAALGTLLDALNDEAFMAELRQAQDARTIWQRLREKEGL
- a CDS encoding PTS sugar transporter subunit IIB — encoded protein: MKKIIVACNSGLGTSLMIRLNVEALLKDWGLKAWVEHTDISSVDTFDADLIIGSNYVMESLQLAQDVEVIGLDDITDRQYLKSRLLDSETFKQWLDM
- a CDS encoding thioredoxin family protein — its product is MTIREAVENEFVSASMARLGREALYLYTPLCGTCKLGETMLDIAIQSGNTLMPVSKLNINFAPRLRNEWQIMSVPCLVLLEHGKPVAKEYALRSVVDLHQWLQI
- a CDS encoding PTS ascorbate transporter subunit IIC — encoded protein: MNATQMISKGLLGEPALLLGLIAFVGLLLQKQPFQRLVHGTIKTMLGYTLLQIGANAAGSSLSNLSAVIQKGFQIIGIIPHNETITALAQINFGEEIALIMLVGMIVHLMIARFTRIKYIFLTGHHMLFMASLLAGVLVSMSMPLWQVMVAGGIVLAFSMSFAPLITQPYVRRVTGNNDFAMGHFNSVGYVLSGFIASWFKKGPEPPESKGLQKLRSFFQDHMVVITVFTFVLFLFSGLFISPGGTQEMFSGRHILVVSLIQATWFAGGCYVILAGVRMLLSEIVPAFKGIADRVVPGAIPALDCPVLFKFSPFSAMIGFLLSFTGGLVAMVIQLQVQYTVIIPGVIPHFFSGGAAGVIAYKIGGRKGLIVSSLIHGFAITILPNFLIPLLSNLGYLRATFADSDFSVIGLLVHEVFSWFK